Proteins from a single region of Runella sp. SP2:
- a CDS encoding glycosyltransferase family 1 protein: MELANRTRIGILFTYFAADWIGGHYYLINIINSLNSLPDARRPHIFVFYDHKVESSLALISYPYVTYVYHKAPANNYLNYLKSWLSRKNFFIGDIIEKYKLKGIYPLMDFPLGKPAISSKVVSWFPDFQHRFYPEYFSKINIFFRELRVKRLLQRTHALVLSSQDAYNHLKRFYDVPASLPVHILRFVSQVERPQHLSFDEITELYQVPKRYFIVSNQFYIHKNHWVVLKALEQLKQRRNDFIVVFTGKEEDYKVTNFVQGLKDFVTEKGLSDYVRFLGVIPRTHQLYLMSQSIAVVQPSKFEGWSTVVEDAKTLQVQLILSDIDVHQEQMQDRGFYFSPDDVDGLITLMEGFLDNTIAPKPTFDDFEQRISTFANTFVKIFQD, encoded by the coding sequence ATGGAGTTAGCGAATCGAACACGCATCGGAATACTATTTACTTACTTTGCTGCCGACTGGATTGGAGGTCATTATTACCTTATCAACATCATCAATTCGTTAAACAGCCTCCCCGACGCGCGTCGCCCTCACATTTTTGTCTTTTATGATCACAAAGTCGAAAGTTCTCTCGCACTTATCTCCTACCCTTACGTTACCTACGTTTATCATAAAGCTCCCGCTAACAATTATCTTAATTACTTAAAATCATGGCTTTCGCGTAAAAATTTTTTCATTGGAGATATTATTGAAAAATATAAGCTCAAAGGTATCTATCCACTCATGGATTTTCCACTGGGGAAGCCCGCCATTTCGAGTAAAGTAGTTTCATGGTTCCCTGACTTTCAACACCGATTTTATCCCGAGTATTTTTCCAAAATCAATATTTTTTTTCGCGAACTCCGCGTAAAACGCTTGTTACAACGCACTCATGCGTTGGTATTGTCGAGCCAAGACGCTTACAACCACCTCAAACGATTTTACGACGTTCCCGCCAGCTTACCCGTTCATATATTGCGTTTTGTTTCGCAGGTTGAGCGTCCGCAGCATTTGTCATTTGACGAAATTACGGAGCTTTACCAAGTTCCCAAACGCTATTTTATTGTTTCTAATCAGTTTTATATCCATAAAAATCATTGGGTTGTACTGAAAGCTCTTGAGCAGCTCAAGCAACGTCGAAATGATTTTATTGTTGTTTTTACAGGCAAAGAAGAAGATTATAAAGTCACCAATTTTGTACAAGGGCTCAAAGATTTTGTTACCGAAAAAGGGCTATCAGACTACGTTCGTTTTCTTGGAGTTATTCCTCGGACGCATCAGCTTTACTTAATGAGTCAGTCCATTGCAGTCGTTCAGCCAAGTAAATTTGAAGGTTGGAGTACCGTTGTGGAAGATGCCAAAACGCTACAAGTTCAGTTAATTTTGTCGGACATTGATGTTCACCAAGAACAAATGCAAGACCGTGGCTTTTATTTTTCTCCCGATGATGTTGACGGATTAATCACATTAATGGAAGGGTTTTTGGACAATACCATTGCGCCAAAACCTACCTTTGATGATTTTGAGCAACGTATTTCAACATTTGCGAATACCTTTGTAAAAATCTTTCAAGATTAA
- a CDS encoding NAD(P)-dependent oxidoreductase, with protein MKHTILVTGGAGFIGSRLVRMLSENGFQVVVIDNLTSNLPFVQLPNVTNYNLDVRDASALDEIIGTYKPYCIVHLAAIHHVPTCEIERNYALEVNVIGTENLLLSMEKYKVSKLIFASTGAVYSPDFPILNEDETPVDPFDNYSLSKFTNEKQIRFYQQRTEADVCIARLFNTIGANDPNAHLIPDILRQIDPEESHAIVKLGNIKSRRDYIHVEDTANLLMLMATSPPKKGLKAYNVCTSVEYSVEEIVQKIGVLMNKPISIEIDPEKIRKYDRISQIGNNQKVLTEFNTQLFFTIEDALKDILAKMYDFQT; from the coding sequence ATGAAGCACACAATACTGGTTACTGGAGGGGCAGGGTTTATCGGGAGTCGGTTGGTAAGAATGCTGTCTGAAAATGGCTTTCAGGTCGTTGTGATTGATAACTTGACCAGTAATCTTCCATTTGTCCAGTTACCGAATGTTACCAATTATAACCTTGACGTCAGGGATGCCTCGGCATTAGATGAAATAATTGGGACGTACAAACCCTACTGTATTGTGCATCTGGCAGCCATTCACCACGTTCCCACTTGTGAAATTGAACGTAATTATGCGCTTGAGGTCAACGTCATCGGCACTGAGAACCTCCTGCTTAGCATGGAAAAATATAAGGTTTCTAAATTGATCTTTGCGTCCACAGGTGCGGTATATTCACCCGATTTTCCAATCTTGAATGAGGATGAAACGCCCGTTGATCCGTTTGATAATTACTCTTTATCGAAATTTACAAATGAGAAACAGATTCGCTTTTATCAACAGCGAACAGAAGCCGACGTGTGTATTGCACGTTTGTTTAACACCATCGGAGCCAATGACCCTAATGCCCATCTGATTCCTGATATTTTACGGCAAATTGACCCCGAAGAAAGCCATGCGATTGTCAAGCTTGGAAATATAAAAAGCCGTCGGGACTATATTCACGTAGAAGATACGGCCAATTTACTTATGCTGATGGCCACCTCTCCCCCCAAAAAAGGGCTAAAAGCCTATAACGTTTGTACATCAGTCGAATATTCTGTCGAGGAAATTGTTCAGAAAATTGGGGTGTTGATGAACAAACCTATTTCTATTGAGATTGACCCAGAGAAGATTAGAAAATACGACCGAATTAGCCAAATTGGCAATAATCAAAAAGTATTGACGGAGTTTAATACCCAATTATTTTTCACCATCGAAGATGCGCTGAAAGATATTTTGGCAAAAATGTACGACTTCCAAACCTAG
- a CDS encoding glycosyltransferase family A protein, translated as MGEPLKMYNVSVIIIGKNVSKTLYECISSIKTAISFDSYINLSEIIYVDSNSLDDSIKIAQANNVKIINIISSFTTASLGRFLGIRHAKYNKLLFIDGDMVLEKDWFSKTNTLIDTHLGIVGDRYEILIKNDTIIKEIPHFYNYTNFQKAPKIGGFIYFNNSQTPSANFSPFLREEEECDFYAKIRSTVSFYEVPYHGFKHLNRNLSGQRLLSYLQPYVKMGYLLSLFKSIKEGYFLNYSVIQKKYIKSILISLLTYTLPTYPNFYSLIIILLLTFSNQKSDIRGVIITSIAFPYKLITSIYFLIKYRNGIDLEYSFDSLQFKEKIML; from the coding sequence ATGGGAGAGCCTCTAAAAATGTACAATGTCTCAGTCATAATAATCGGAAAGAATGTTTCAAAAACTCTTTATGAGTGCATATCTAGTATTAAAACTGCAATAAGCTTCGATTCATATATTAATTTGAGTGAAATTATCTATGTAGATTCAAACTCTTTAGATGATTCTATTAAAATTGCTCAAGCAAATAATGTTAAAATTATCAATATTATATCTTCATTTACGACAGCATCTCTTGGAAGGTTTTTAGGAATTAGGCATGCGAAATACAATAAACTACTTTTTATTGATGGTGATATGGTTTTAGAAAAAGACTGGTTTTCTAAAACAAATACCCTCATAGATACACACCTTGGGATAGTTGGAGATCGTTACGAAATCTTAATTAAAAACGATACTATTATTAAAGAAATACCCCACTTTTATAACTATACGAACTTTCAAAAGGCGCCCAAAATAGGTGGTTTTATATATTTCAATAATTCTCAAACTCCATCTGCAAATTTCTCACCTTTCCTACGAGAAGAAGAAGAGTGCGACTTTTATGCAAAAATACGCAGCACCGTTTCTTTTTATGAAGTACCATATCATGGCTTTAAGCACTTAAATAGGAATCTTTCAGGCCAACGATTATTATCTTATTTACAGCCTTATGTTAAAATGGGCTATTTACTCTCCCTCTTTAAAAGTATTAAAGAGGGGTACTTTCTAAACTATTCAGTCATTCAAAAAAAATACATAAAATCAATTCTTATTTCTTTATTAACATACACTTTACCCACTTATCCAAACTTTTACTCATTAATTATCATTTTATTATTAACATTTAGCAATCAAAAAAGTGATATTCGTGGGGTTATTATCACTTCCATCGCTTTTCCATATAAGTTAATTACTTCAATTTACTTTTTGATTAAGTACAGAAATGGCATAGACTTAGAATACTCTTTTGATTCTCTCCAATTCAAAGAAAAAATAATGTTGTAA
- a CDS encoding O-antigen ligase has translation MDNLLDISKTNNNGLRRIFLFLLLFPFPTPLNDFIQQKTFWIVSLSVSLVYLIKQKTFPLFITKLFTFFYSIILLSISLNIPHIPFNGYYDVISELIRYFSCFVLFIAIYKYSQTFESEDINLKEILIVCLVSQLFFCILYYTPLISILKFWFNLKKNEIGIPFTSDRLRLVGTFENPNYLGYFSILLLIIQFELGVFQKRYQSILFTFICTFLIYSTGSRTALICFLVTVICYHPLKSFGILFSSLPFIVLFLENSRFGFLVSNPEILLSFDDLSALQKADESYFERVTIIKDATVSIFKNPFFGVGYTPIPITDNYYMIILLRYGFIGLFSILVIYTYFLYHETRNYYKLMRLFRTSIPIFLFLWTGEFLDNWRLFIISSFFLIFLIKKIQIQ, from the coding sequence TTGGATAATTTACTAGACATATCAAAGACTAACAATAATGGACTAAGAAGAATATTTTTATTTCTTCTATTATTCCCGTTCCCAACTCCATTAAATGATTTTATACAACAAAAAACTTTTTGGATTGTAAGTCTAAGTGTGTCACTCGTTTATTTGATAAAACAAAAAACGTTTCCTTTATTTATAACAAAATTATTTACTTTTTTTTATAGCATTATTTTACTCTCTATTTCTTTAAATATCCCTCACATACCTTTTAATGGGTATTACGATGTTATTTCTGAGTTAATACGGTATTTTAGTTGCTTTGTTCTATTTATAGCTATTTACAAATACAGTCAAACATTCGAATCTGAAGATATAAATTTAAAAGAAATTTTAATTGTGTGCTTAGTTTCACAATTGTTTTTCTGTATATTGTATTATACTCCATTAATTTCTATACTAAAGTTCTGGTTTAATCTCAAGAAAAATGAAATTGGGATTCCCTTTACCTCGGACAGGCTTCGGCTTGTAGGAACATTCGAAAATCCTAATTACTTAGGATATTTTTCAATATTATTACTCATTATACAATTTGAACTTGGAGTTTTCCAAAAAAGGTATCAATCGATTTTATTTACTTTTATATGCACATTTTTGATTTATTCAACAGGATCCAGAACTGCTTTAATTTGCTTTTTAGTAACAGTAATATGTTACCACCCTCTTAAATCATTTGGAATTTTATTTAGCTCTTTGCCTTTTATCGTACTTTTTTTAGAAAATTCTAGATTTGGATTTCTAGTATCTAATCCAGAGATACTCCTTAGCTTTGATGACCTAAGTGCTTTACAAAAAGCTGATGAATCGTATTTTGAAAGGGTTACAATCATTAAAGATGCAACAGTTTCTATATTTAAAAACCCTTTCTTTGGTGTAGGATATACACCAATTCCAATTACCGACAATTATTATATGATAATTTTATTAAGGTATGGTTTTATCGGTTTATTTTCAATATTAGTTATATATACTTATTTTTTATACCACGAAACTAGAAATTATTATAAACTAATGAGATTATTTAGAACTTCTATTCCTATTTTTTTATTTTTATGGACTGGAGAGTTTTTAGATAACTGGAGACTTTTTATTATTTCTTCGTTTTTTCTAATTTTTCTAATTAAAAAAATACAAATTCAGTAG
- a CDS encoding glycosyltransferase family 2 protein, with the protein MINLSSSVQISIITVCYNSASTIEKTIKSVINQDYKNIEYIIIDGSSVDGTQNIIEQYKDKITRVVSEPDSGIYDAMNKGIKIATGDWLFFLNSGDIFFDSTTLSKVASQLNDDFILVFGDIILANLDNSTTYVPQRHITNLAGIIVGVCHQAVFFSTKINKELLFYSKNLKYCSDLETLLKIEKNYSKKKIKKTDIPICYYLSGGLSDTNLNVVLNERMTIINSFYKKYSIKWILNTLNLFRQYLKYTSKKK; encoded by the coding sequence ATGATTAATCTATCGTCATCTGTACAAATAAGTATAATAACGGTTTGCTATAATAGTGCAAGTACAATCGAAAAAACCATAAAATCAGTCATAAATCAAGATTATAAAAATATTGAATATATTATTATTGATGGCAGTAGCGTTGATGGAACTCAAAATATTATTGAACAATATAAAGATAAGATAACTAGAGTAGTTTCTGAGCCTGATAGCGGAATTTATGATGCTATGAACAAAGGCATCAAAATCGCAACTGGCGATTGGTTATTTTTTCTAAACTCTGGAGATATTTTTTTCGATTCAACAACTCTAAGTAAAGTTGCCTCTCAACTGAATGATGATTTCATACTTGTATTTGGGGATATTATTTTAGCTAATTTAGATAATAGCACTACATATGTTCCTCAGAGACATATTACAAATCTTGCAGGCATAATAGTTGGTGTTTGTCATCAAGCAGTATTCTTCAGTACAAAAATCAACAAAGAACTACTTTTTTATAGTAAAAATTTAAAGTATTGTTCTGATTTAGAAACCTTGTTAAAAATTGAAAAAAATTATTCAAAGAAAAAAATCAAAAAAACAGATATACCAATTTGTTACTATTTATCAGGAGGACTTTCAGATACAAACTTAAATGTAGTTCTGAATGAAAGGATGACTATTATAAACTCTTTTTATAAAAAATATTCTATCAAATGGATTTTAAATACGTTGAATTTATTTAGGCAATACTTAAAATACACAAGTAAAAAAAAGTAA
- a CDS encoding FkbM family methyltransferase — MVGLLSNLRNFAKNIIKSFFQKMGLYLQYYNPSNSETALISYLLNKYDIKTIIDIGANEGQFALKLIDNNNYNNKIISFEPVSSAYQSLLENSKIKPEWIAINSAVGDIEGTLPINISLNSVSSSLRKVKSHTIEAESGTAILKTETVPINTLDNLLKQVKWEKDIWLKIDVQGFEREVIRGASETLKIARIVQIELAVIPSYEQSPYLEEIIAELRTFGFTLYSIMSGFRNYDTGQMFEVEGFFIRE, encoded by the coding sequence ATGGTTGGCCTACTGAGTAATTTACGCAATTTTGCAAAAAATATTATTAAGTCTTTTTTTCAAAAAATGGGTTTATATCTTCAATATTATAACCCTTCTAATTCAGAAACAGCACTTATTAGTTATTTATTGAATAAATACGATATAAAAACAATTATTGATATTGGCGCAAATGAAGGTCAATTTGCTCTCAAACTTATCGATAACAACAATTACAATAATAAGATTATATCTTTTGAGCCTGTTTCAAGTGCTTATCAATCATTATTAGAAAATAGTAAAATAAAACCAGAATGGATAGCTATCAATAGTGCTGTCGGTGACATAGAGGGAACTTTACCAATAAATATTTCGCTCAACTCCGTCAGTAGCTCACTACGTAAGGTAAAATCTCATACAATTGAAGCGGAATCAGGGACCGCAATTTTAAAAACTGAGACGGTTCCAATAAACACTTTAGATAACTTGTTAAAGCAAGTAAAATGGGAAAAAGACATTTGGCTAAAAATTGATGTGCAAGGTTTTGAGCGTGAAGTTATTCGCGGAGCTAGTGAAACGTTAAAAATTGCGCGGATTGTCCAAATCGAACTTGCAGTTATTCCGTCTTACGAACAAAGTCCTTACTTAGAAGAAATTATTGCGGAGTTACGCACTTTTGGGTTTACACTTTATTCAATTATGAGCGGATTCCGCAATTATGATACAGGTCAAATGTTCGAAGTAGAAGGCTTTTTTATTCGTGAATAG
- a CDS encoding oligosaccharide flippase family protein, whose protein sequence is MHNRLIINAISTVGQVVVTGLTYFFLYGIWIRELGAKQLGVWSIVWTTTYFAAMANSGVPVGIVKFIAEAHVKKDMIQARSIITMSVGITAILNLFICILLYCNSSWLFNFLITSPSEVASAKEIFPFALSAFWLLNIANVFMFTLDGFQANYLRSFLNIAASLTLFISAYFLLPKGLWGIALAHIVYTIFMFLGSIFTVFYYFKSPLIFSFNFEKKLFLDFFKYSIKSQIASFTTLLYDPITKFFLAKYSSLDSVGFYEMANRLVTQIRSVIVTANQVMVPKIVETSITATNNFQRLYTMMFRLLTIISTPLLFLFFFFAPFISLVWIGKIETFFVLSIYTLVIGWYLNTLSVPAYLSNMGIGQLRHNIIQHLSTALLNVLLGIIGGYMFQGYGVVSAWSLSLIISSGILIYLYHQKNQLNFQILRFKGDFGYLSSLIILILISCVSNYIISTNSTNWGLALCAYTIVYFIWLIWIIKNIPFINEIRLRFINFRIK, encoded by the coding sequence ATGCATAACCGGCTCATAATCAATGCCATTTCTACAGTCGGGCAAGTCGTCGTTACTGGTCTTACCTATTTTTTTCTATATGGAATATGGATACGTGAATTAGGGGCAAAACAATTAGGAGTTTGGTCGATTGTTTGGACAACAACCTATTTTGCAGCAATGGCAAATAGTGGAGTTCCTGTTGGGATTGTCAAGTTTATTGCAGAGGCCCATGTTAAAAAAGACATGATACAAGCACGCTCTATTATTACCATGTCTGTTGGAATTACTGCAATATTGAACCTATTTATTTGTATTCTACTTTATTGTAATTCATCCTGGTTATTTAATTTTCTAATCACCTCACCCTCTGAGGTAGCTTCTGCCAAAGAAATATTCCCGTTTGCTTTATCTGCATTTTGGTTATTGAACATTGCCAATGTATTTATGTTTACATTGGATGGTTTTCAGGCGAATTACCTGCGCTCCTTCTTAAATATTGCGGCAAGTTTAACCCTATTTATCTCAGCATACTTTTTGCTCCCTAAAGGGTTATGGGGAATCGCATTAGCACATATTGTTTATACAATATTTATGTTTCTAGGGAGTATTTTTACGGTATTTTACTATTTCAAAAGCCCTCTAATATTTAGTTTCAATTTTGAAAAAAAATTATTTTTAGATTTCTTTAAATATTCAATTAAATCTCAAATAGCATCATTTACAACTTTACTTTATGACCCAATAACAAAATTTTTCTTAGCAAAGTACAGTTCGTTAGACTCCGTAGGATTTTACGAAATGGCTAATAGACTCGTAACTCAAATTAGAAGCGTAATTGTTACTGCAAATCAAGTAATGGTACCGAAGATAGTTGAAACGTCAATCACCGCAACTAATAATTTTCAGCGTTTATATACAATGATGTTCAGGCTTTTAACAATTATTAGTACTCCACTTCTATTCTTATTCTTTTTCTTCGCACCATTTATCTCATTAGTATGGATTGGAAAAATTGAAACTTTTTTTGTTTTGAGTATTTATACCTTAGTCATTGGATGGTATTTAAATACTCTTAGTGTTCCTGCATATCTGAGTAATATGGGTATTGGTCAACTTAGACACAATATTATTCAACATTTATCGACCGCACTACTCAATGTACTTTTAGGAATTATAGGGGGATATATGTTCCAAGGCTATGGGGTCGTAAGTGCATGGTCATTAAGTTTAATAATTAGCTCTGGTATTCTGATTTACCTTTATCATCAAAAAAATCAATTAAATTTTCAAATTCTGAGATTTAAGGGAGACTTTGGTTATCTTTCCTCATTGATTATCTTAATCTTGATATCTTGTGTCTCTAATTATATCATTTCAACAAATTCTACAAACTGGGGGCTTGCTCTGTGTGCCTACACGATTGTATATTTTATTTGGTTAATATGGATTATCAAAAATATTCCATTTATTAACGAAATACGCCTTCGATTTATCAATTTCCGTATCAAATAA
- a CDS encoding GNVR domain-containing protein: protein MNSTERQNIQSTADIEISVSDIISFLKSNRKRITIWGGALAIAGVIYALIAQKEFESSTQLMPELQSSSALGKMGGLSALAGLAGIDLNQMNTTDAVRPDLYPNILQSLPFGLYLLKQPVYVAENQKTMTLESFLDEKGQSWMSTIVPNKPPQQTLLLDPKKSSNAFELTKKQQDLISELQKRVIITFDRKTGVIVINAKMPDPVVAATVAQKSVEYLKEYVTSYRTDKARNQVKFLGTQVSEAKKRYQNAEARLANFRDQNRFLALQTAKIEEQRLQADYILAQNLFNNLSQQYEQAKIRVEEETPVFKTLEPATIPLKRSEPKRTLIVIGFGVIGLIIGVAISILKKML from the coding sequence ATGAATAGCACTGAACGTCAAAATATTCAATCAACGGCTGACATTGAAATCAGCGTTTCAGATATTATATCTTTTCTAAAATCAAATAGAAAAAGGATAACTATTTGGGGAGGAGCCTTAGCAATTGCAGGGGTAATATATGCTCTTATTGCCCAAAAAGAGTTTGAATCTTCCACCCAGCTCATGCCTGAACTCCAGTCAAGTAGTGCATTGGGAAAAATGGGAGGTCTTAGTGCTTTAGCGGGCTTAGCTGGTATTGACCTTAATCAGATGAATACAACTGATGCAGTTCGTCCAGATTTATATCCTAACATATTACAAAGCTTGCCTTTTGGTTTGTACCTTTTAAAACAACCTGTTTACGTTGCAGAAAACCAAAAAACGATGACCCTAGAAAGTTTTCTTGATGAAAAAGGGCAATCATGGATGTCAACAATCGTTCCTAATAAACCACCTCAACAAACTTTACTTCTTGACCCTAAAAAGTCAAGCAATGCTTTTGAACTTACTAAGAAACAGCAAGATTTAATCAGTGAACTACAAAAAAGGGTTATCATAACATTTGATCGTAAAACAGGTGTAATCGTAATCAATGCGAAAATGCCAGATCCCGTCGTTGCAGCAACAGTCGCACAAAAGTCAGTTGAATATTTAAAGGAATACGTAACGAGTTATAGAACGGATAAGGCGAGAAATCAGGTCAAATTTTTAGGTACACAAGTATCCGAAGCAAAAAAAAGGTACCAAAATGCTGAAGCACGCCTAGCAAATTTTAGAGATCAAAATCGTTTTTTAGCACTTCAAACGGCTAAAATTGAAGAACAACGACTTCAGGCCGACTATATTCTTGCTCAAAATCTATTTAATAATTTATCGCAACAATATGAACAAGCAAAGATTCGAGTAGAAGAAGAAACACCTGTATTTAAAACTTTAGAACCTGCAACAATACCACTGAAAAGAAGCGAACCTAAACGTACTCTAATTGTAATTGGATTCGGCGTCATCGGATTAATTATTGGTGTAGCCATTAGTATTTTAAAAAAAATGCTTTAA
- a CDS encoding SLBB domain-containing protein, whose product MYLMKVTERIWLLSICLLFTGFSLLAQSQKSTSTSVNQLSDDQVLEFYKKAQASGLSEMQIEQAALERGYTLSDIARMRQRISEVQNKKSLTDKRDLSDSTNKVNGRKQLGDLSKREILKKKKEDEDTLKQVKPKKLEIFGSKLFQSTDLTFEPNLRIATPKNYQLGPDDELVIDIFGNASDSYRLKVSPEGTVKVLNLAPVYVSGLTIEEAKERLVSRLRQAYSGLNSGGGTYAVVNLGNIRSIRVSIIGEVVKPGSYTVSSLATAFNALYLCGGPDSMGTYRNIRVLRNNKVVRTIDLYQFLLTGEQADNILLQDQDIIQVPFFTNRIELDGEIKRPAIYEIKENESLEQLLQFSGGFTSMAYRAYVTGRRPTDREIEVLNIPQSDLKNFKLQNGDRIEVGKILLDRYQNRVQIQGAVFRPGDYALTPETKTFGQLLKKADGLKENAFKNRAVIFREKENGEPQVVSVDINKVLKGEIPDIELQRQDSIVIKTIKELREEAFVTLLGEANSEGDAPYAEGMTVADLVLIGGGFTEGAIGSRIEIARRVKELSSDRVYKVEIIRLDIDPKLNLSPEDSKFKLQPFDIVYIRKAPNYEEQRSVHVMGEVNYPGTYAIVNTDEKISNLLERTGGIKATGYLPGALFQRKGARIGIDIAQIMNNPSVEGNITLEDGDTLIVPKRSEIVSIGGAVLNPSSINFTKGYDFRDYLSQAGGYQELAQRGRGFITYANGFTQRTRRFLFFRIYPKVEPGSTIYVPFQPVDNKKSDITAPVILSFTSTLIIALATILRN is encoded by the coding sequence ATGTATTTAATGAAAGTGACTGAGAGGATTTGGCTACTCTCTATTTGCCTTCTCTTCACTGGTTTTTCCCTTCTTGCTCAAAGTCAAAAATCGACTTCGACCAGTGTTAATCAACTCTCAGACGACCAAGTCTTAGAATTTTACAAAAAAGCGCAAGCAAGCGGCCTGTCTGAAATGCAAATTGAACAAGCTGCCCTTGAACGTGGCTATACCCTCTCCGATATTGCACGAATGCGGCAGCGAATTTCAGAGGTTCAGAACAAAAAATCTCTAACTGATAAAAGAGACCTTTCAGACTCAACTAACAAAGTTAATGGTAGAAAACAATTAGGTGATTTGAGTAAACGAGAAATCCTTAAAAAGAAAAAGGAAGATGAAGATACTTTGAAGCAAGTTAAGCCAAAAAAGCTTGAAATTTTTGGTAGTAAACTTTTTCAAAGCACTGACCTTACATTTGAACCCAACTTACGTATCGCCACTCCCAAGAACTACCAACTTGGCCCTGATGACGAACTTGTTATAGATATTTTTGGCAATGCCTCTGACAGTTATCGTTTAAAAGTTAGTCCAGAAGGTACAGTAAAAGTTTTAAATCTCGCACCCGTATATGTTAGTGGACTGACTATTGAAGAGGCGAAGGAACGTCTTGTCTCTCGCCTACGTCAAGCTTATTCGGGTTTAAATTCGGGGGGAGGCACTTATGCCGTTGTAAACTTGGGCAATATTCGAAGCATTCGAGTGAGTATTATCGGTGAAGTTGTAAAGCCTGGCTCCTATACCGTTTCTTCTTTGGCAACCGCTTTCAATGCCTTGTATCTATGTGGCGGACCAGATAGCATGGGGACTTATCGAAATATCCGAGTTTTAAGAAACAACAAAGTAGTCCGAACGATTGATCTTTATCAATTTTTGTTAACAGGCGAGCAGGCTGACAATATTTTATTGCAAGACCAAGACATTATTCAAGTCCCGTTTTTTACCAATCGAATTGAATTGGATGGTGAAATTAAACGCCCTGCAATCTACGAAATTAAAGAAAACGAATCTCTTGAACAATTACTTCAATTTTCTGGCGGCTTTACAAGTATGGCTTACAGAGCCTACGTGACAGGTCGTAGGCCGACTGATCGTGAAATCGAAGTTTTAAACATTCCTCAAAGTGACCTAAAAAACTTTAAACTTCAAAATGGCGATAGAATTGAAGTGGGAAAAATTCTTCTCGATCGTTATCAAAATCGCGTTCAAATTCAAGGAGCCGTATTTCGCCCTGGCGATTATGCCCTTACTCCAGAAACCAAAACGTTTGGGCAACTCCTAAAAAAAGCGGATGGGCTCAAAGAAAATGCTTTTAAAAACCGAGCTGTTATTTTTCGTGAAAAAGAGAACGGAGAACCACAAGTAGTTTCTGTTGATATTAACAAGGTACTAAAAGGAGAAATTCCTGATATTGAGTTACAACGCCAAGATAGTATTGTCATCAAAACCATCAAAGAGCTACGTGAAGAAGCTTTTGTAACCCTTTTAGGAGAAGCCAATAGTGAAGGAGATGCTCCTTACGCAGAAGGAATGACAGTAGCAGATTTAGTACTAATTGGAGGTGGATTTACTGAGGGGGCTATTGGTTCCCGTATTGAAATCGCACGGCGGGTAAAAGAATTAAGCTCAGACCGAGTATATAAGGTTGAAATTATACGATTAGATATTGACCCCAAGCTGAATTTATCTCCCGAAGACTCCAAATTCAAATTGCAACCGTTCGATATTGTGTATATCCGAAAAGCTCCTAATTATGAAGAGCAACGAAGTGTACACGTGATGGGAGAAGTTAATTACCCTGGTACGTATGCTATTGTCAATACGGATGAAAAAATTTCCAATCTTCTCGAACGGACGGGAGGAATAAAAGCCACTGGTTATCTTCCAGGAGCATTATTTCAACGCAAAGGGGCTCGAATCGGGATTGATATCGCTCAAATTATGAATAACCCCTCTGTAGAAGGAAATATTACACTCGAAGACGGAGATACGCTGATTGTTCCAAAACGCTCTGAAATCGTAAGTATTGGAGGGGCGGTTCTTAACCCTTCTTCCATTAACTTTACAAAAGGGTATGACTTCAGAGATTATCTTTCACAAGCTGGGGGGTATCAAGAATTAGCCCAAAGAGGCCGCGGTTTTATTACTTATGCCAACGGATTCACCCAACGTACACGTAGATTTCTATTTTTTAGAATTTACCCTAAAGTAGAACCTGGATCTACTATTTATGTACCTTTCCAGCCTGTTGACAACAAAAAATCGGACATTACAGCTCCAGTAATCTTGTCATTTACAAGTACGCTAATTATCGCTTTGGCAACTATTCTGCGAAATTAA